In one window of Ovis aries strain OAR_USU_Benz2616 breed Rambouillet chromosome 5, ARS-UI_Ramb_v3.0, whole genome shotgun sequence DNA:
- the C1QTNF2 gene encoding complement C1q tumor necrosis factor-related protein 2: MIPWVLLACALPCAADPLLAAFARRDFQKGSPQLICSMPGPQGPPGPPGPPGPSGMVGRMGFPGKDGQDGQDGDRGESGEEGSPGRTGNRGKPGPKGKAGAIGRAGPRGPKGVSGAPGKNGIPGKKGPKGKKGEPGLPGPCSCGSTHAKSAFSVAVTKSYPRERLPIKFDKILMNEGGHYNASSGKFVCGVPGIYYFTYDITLANKHLAIGLVHNGQYRIRTFDANTGNHDVASGSTILALRQGDEVWLQIFYSEQNGLFYDPYWTDSLFTGFLIYADQDSPSEV, from the exons ATGATCCCCTGGGTGCTCCTGGCCTGTGCCCTTCCTTGTGCGGCCGACCCACTGCTGGCTGCCTTTGCCCGCAGAGACTTCCAGAAGGGCTCCCCTCAACTCatctgcagcatgcctggccccCAGGGTCCACCCGGCCCCCCAGGACCCCCAGGGCCCTCAGGAATGGTGGGAAgaatgggctttccaggcaaaGATGGCCAGGATGGCCAGGACGGGGACCGAGGGGAGAGCGGAGAGGAAG GTTCACCTGGCCGGACGGGTAATCGCGGGAAGCCAGGCCCGAAGGGCAAAGCCGGGGCCATTGGGCGGGCCGGCCCACGTGGCCCCAAAGGGGTCAGCGGTGCCCCGGGCAAGAACGGCATACCCGGCAAGAAGGGGCCCAAGGGCAAGAAAGGGGAGCCGGGCCTCCCGGGGCCCTGCAGCTGCGGCAGCACCCACGCCAAGTCGGCCTTCTCCGTGGCAGTGACCAAGAGCTATCCGCGGGAGCGGCTGCCCATCAAATTCGACAAGATACTAATGAACGAGGGCGGACACTACAACGCTTCCAGTGGCAAGTTCGTCTGCGGCGTGCCGGGCATCTACTACTTCACCTACGACATCACGCTGGCCAACAAGCATCTGGCGATCGGCCTGGTGCACAACGGCCAGTATCGCATCCGGACCTTCGACGCCAACACGGGCAACCACGACGTGGCCTCGGGCTCCACCATCCTGGCGCTCAGGCAGGGGGACGAGGTCTGGCTGCAGATCTTCTACTCTGAGCAGAATGGGCTCTTCTACGACCCGTACTGGACCGACAGCCTCTTCACGGGCTTCCTCATCTACGCCGACCAGGATAGCCCCAGCGAGGTGTAG